The following coding sequences are from one Paenibacillus stellifer window:
- the yidD gene encoding membrane protein insertion efficiency factor YidD, which produces MGIGRRTVQAPIRFYRRFISPLKPPTCRFYPTCSAYALEAVEVHGPVKGSLLAAKRIAKCHPFHPGGLDPVPPAKPKGEGGRREAAGRT; this is translated from the coding sequence ATGGGAATCGGACGCAGAACGGTTCAGGCGCCGATCCGGTTCTACCGGCGCTTCATTTCGCCGCTGAAGCCTCCGACCTGCCGGTTCTATCCGACCTGCTCGGCATATGCCCTGGAGGCGGTGGAGGTGCACGGACCGGTTAAAGGCTCGCTGCTTGCGGCCAAGCGAATCGCCAAGTGTCATCCCTTTCACCCGGGAGGGCTAGATCCGGTTCCGCCGGCCAAGCCGAAAGGTGAGGGCGGCCGCCGTGAAGCAGCTGGGCGGACTTGA
- a CDS encoding Fur family transcriptional regulator — protein MLSTDEILQAMSEQGLRITDQRKTLAKLFGETSGYLSAKDVYKHMECKYSGLSFDTVYRNLRVMEELGVLEQIVFEDGIKFKSSCSQDHHHHHMICLQCQKTYPISFCPMNMTDTPEQFRVVKHKFEVFGYCRECEEAASELKTAAHSEEEH, from the coding sequence ATGCTGTCGACAGACGAAATTCTGCAAGCCATGTCGGAGCAGGGATTGCGAATCACCGATCAGCGCAAGACGCTTGCCAAATTGTTCGGCGAAACATCGGGATATTTGTCCGCTAAGGATGTCTATAAGCATATGGAATGCAAGTACAGCGGGCTCAGCTTTGATACCGTCTACCGGAATTTGCGGGTCATGGAAGAGCTCGGCGTGCTGGAACAGATTGTCTTTGAAGACGGCATCAAATTTAAATCCAGCTGCAGCCAGGACCATCACCATCATCATATGATCTGCCTGCAGTGCCAGAAGACGTACCCCATTTCATTCTGTCCAATGAATATGACGGATACGCCTGAGCAGTTCCGGGTGGTCAAACATAAATTCGAAGTGTTCGGTTACTGCCGCGAATGTGAAGAGGCCGCCTCTGAGCTGAAGACTGCTGCGCACTCCGAAGAGGAACATTAA
- a CDS encoding copper amine oxidase N-terminal domain-containing protein encodes MMNSNKMYLNGQEYLAAQPMAVKNGVSYVSIRAMVERVGLTLTYNGKTKETIIMKDGNELRFKTDSKWYTVNGKTTLMKGPAYQYKNTFMIPLTSITQALGLKYSVDNVQKRVIINLQTKPKASFTVQPAEIFAGETTVDYVTYNSASNGASIVQEQWEGRQEIFDQPGFYTVKYSVMDSNGLWSDPYSVTVTVLKPNQPPVAQFTTNKDEYKMGEPITITDLSSDPDGDALTESWNNRAQAFFNPGPVAIQLTVTDTHGLSSTFEKVINITNETLYSRDDFNKLFIPLGDLYAFDGSQIPSWNKVSYTTSSEPVTLIRSNSPETVYSDGIMYQETAMGSTRIMVHHKNSTSTNKKMYVIATNDNIYPANITTQYSGFGGPSEYPTATGKKSIDTYFQSMLTGSATSTVTLQPGESKAVLTTINNVTVKPGQVISLMSDVFSDYPVKYSVIMIDSDKDPLLTLPTLGYLDRDGVHNRGTYPNANRIINVTDAVGATPSRLVIGDNNSDPNLPGTDPLSGTDASNSGNFGVVYKITLSHVAPNTLITLNPRGGKYQGPLLINGNIIEAPNSGAVDAPNQTSVLYRTGNLEQTVEIVFTAASGSNLPVNLLFMPLPAQKSY; translated from the coding sequence ATGATGAACAGCAACAAAATGTATCTGAACGGCCAAGAATATTTGGCAGCACAGCCAATGGCGGTGAAGAACGGCGTCTCCTATGTATCGATCCGCGCCATGGTGGAACGGGTCGGGCTGACGCTCACATACAATGGTAAAACGAAAGAAACCATTATTATGAAAGACGGCAACGAGCTCCGGTTCAAGACCGACAGCAAATGGTATACCGTCAACGGAAAGACCACTTTGATGAAGGGACCGGCTTATCAGTATAAGAATACCTTCATGATTCCACTAACTTCGATTACACAGGCGCTTGGGCTGAAGTACTCCGTGGATAACGTGCAGAAGAGAGTCATTATTAATCTGCAGACGAAACCGAAGGCTTCGTTCACGGTGCAGCCGGCAGAGATTTTTGCCGGAGAGACGACCGTTGATTACGTAACCTACAACAGCGCTTCTAACGGAGCGTCGATTGTTCAGGAGCAATGGGAAGGGCGTCAGGAGATCTTCGACCAGCCGGGCTTCTATACGGTGAAATATTCCGTAATGGATTCCAACGGTCTCTGGAGTGATCCGTATTCGGTGACGGTTACGGTTCTGAAGCCCAATCAGCCGCCTGTGGCGCAGTTCACAACCAACAAGGACGAGTACAAAATGGGCGAGCCCATTACGATCACCGATCTGAGCTCGGACCCCGACGGCGACGCATTGACCGAGTCTTGGAACAACCGGGCGCAGGCGTTCTTCAACCCGGGTCCGGTAGCCATCCAGTTGACGGTGACGGATACTCACGGTCTCAGCAGTACGTTTGAGAAAGTCATCAACATTACGAACGAGACGCTGTATTCGCGGGATGACTTCAACAAGCTGTTCATTCCACTTGGTGATCTGTATGCGTTCGACGGTTCGCAAATCCCAAGCTGGAACAAAGTCTCTTACACCACCAGCTCTGAGCCGGTAACGCTGATCCGAAGCAACAGCCCGGAAACCGTATATTCGGACGGCATTATGTATCAGGAGACAGCAATGGGCAGCACCCGGATTATGGTGCATCATAAGAACTCGACTTCAACCAATAAGAAGATGTACGTCATCGCGACCAATGATAACATCTATCCGGCCAATATTACGACACAGTACTCCGGATTTGGCGGACCGAGCGAATATCCGACAGCGACGGGTAAAAAATCGATCGATACGTACTTCCAGTCCATGCTGACCGGAAGCGCGACTAGCACAGTTACTCTTCAGCCTGGTGAGAGCAAAGCTGTTCTGACCACGATTAATAATGTGACCGTTAAGCCCGGACAGGTTATTTCGCTGATGTCCGATGTGTTCAGTGATTATCCGGTGAAGTATTCCGTTATCATGATCGACTCGGATAAAGACCCGCTGCTGACACTGCCGACACTTGGCTATCTGGATCGTGACGGGGTTCATAACCGGGGCACTTATCCAAATGCCAACCGTATCATAAATGTGACCGATGCGGTAGGGGCAACGCCGTCCCGTCTTGTTATCGGCGATAACAACAGCGATCCGAATCTGCCGGGAACAGATCCATTGTCCGGAACAGATGCATCGAACTCGGGGAACTTTGGCGTCGTATACAAAATTACATTGAGCCATGTTGCTCCGAATACGCTGATCACGCTTAATCCGCGAGGAGGCAAGTATCAAGGACCTCTGCTGATCAACGGCAACATTATCGAAGCGCCGAACTCCGGTGCGGTTGACGCTCCGAACCAGACGAGCGTTCTGTACCGTACAGGAAATCTGGAACAGACCGTAGAAATTGTCTTCACCGCAGCTTCAGGAAGCAATCTTCCGGTCAATCTGTTGTTCATGCCGCTTCCGGCACAGAAATCTTATTAA
- the pflA gene encoding pyruvate formate-lyase-activating protein gives MLKGHIHSLETFGTVDGPGIRFVLFMQGCLLKCQYCHNPDTWGLNEGKEVTVEEMLKEIEPYVHYYRTSGGGLTVSGGEPTLQAKFVEQLFTEVKKRWGLHTTLDTNGYNDGEKITDLLNVTDLVLLDLKHIDDEAHIKLTGKSNERTLKLARWLSDHDRKMWIRHVYVPGIHNKEEDLINLGRFIGTLNGVEKFEILPYHQMGIYKWQELGRPYELEGVPSPDQDEVDRAYKLIEEGRKQTTPV, from the coding sequence ATGCTGAAAGGCCATATCCATTCTCTGGAAACTTTCGGAACTGTAGACGGGCCTGGAATCCGTTTTGTGTTGTTCATGCAGGGATGCCTGCTGAAATGTCAATATTGCCATAACCCGGATACCTGGGGCTTGAACGAAGGCAAGGAAGTTACGGTTGAAGAAATGCTGAAAGAAATTGAACCGTATGTGCATTATTACCGCACATCCGGCGGCGGCTTGACCGTATCGGGCGGCGAACCGACCCTTCAGGCGAAATTTGTCGAGCAATTGTTCACTGAAGTGAAGAAACGGTGGGGGCTTCATACCACGCTGGATACTAACGGTTATAATGACGGTGAGAAAATTACCGACCTGTTGAATGTAACGGACCTGGTCCTGCTTGATCTCAAACATATTGATGATGAAGCTCATATTAAACTGACCGGTAAATCCAATGAACGTACATTGAAGCTGGCCCGCTGGCTCTCCGATCACGACCGGAAAATGTGGATTCGCCACGTCTATGTACCAGGTATTCACAACAAAGAAGAAGACCTGATCAATCTTGGGCGATTCATCGGTACGTTAAACGGCGTTGAGAAGTTTGAAATCTTGCCATATCACCAAATGGGGATATATAAATGGCAGGAGCTCGGCCGTCCGTACGAGCTTGAAGGCGTTCCTTCACCGGATCAGGATGAAGTGGACCGGGCTTATAAGCTTATCGAAGAAGGACGAAAGCAGACCACACCGGTATAA
- the pflB gene encoding formate C-acetyltransferase has product MSVIEKEVQDVKSGWRGFVSGKWAKKVNVNDFISKNIKPYEGNESFLVGPTNNTTELWKIVSQLSKEERDRGGVWDIDLNTVSTITSHKPGYIDKDKEQIVGVQTDAPFRRSIQPFGGIKMMIDATKAYGFELPNSIVEMFTNIRKTHNQGVFDAYTPEMRAVRKSGVITGLPDAYGRGRIIGDYRRVALYGIDFLAKTKKQELAELEVNSLTEDVIRLREELSEQIRALGELKEMAAAHGFDISKPANNAKEAFQWVYFGYLAAIKEQNGAAMSLGRVSSFLDIYVQRDMEEGTLTEEQAQELVDHFVMKLRIVKFLRTPDYNELFSGDPTWVTESIGGMSEDGTTRVTKNSFRFLHTLYNLGPAPEPNLTVLWSERLPEAFKKFCAKVSIETSAIQYENDDLMRPFWGEDYAIACCVSPMRIGKQMQFFGARANLAKALLYAINGGVDEKSGVQVGPEFPRITSEYLDYEEVMKRFKPMMEWLAKTYVNALNVIHYMHDKYSYERIEMALHDRDILRTMACGIAGLSVATDSLSAIKYAKVKPIRNEQGIAVDFEIEGEFPMYGNNDDAVDSIAVELVETFMTMIRKNKTYRDAMPTQSVLTITSNVVYGKKTGTTPDGRKKGEPFAPGANPMHGRDKKGALASLSSVAKLPYADSQDGISNTFSIVPKALGKDEESRKSNLVSMMDGYFHNNAQHLNVNVFNREQLLDAMEHPENYPQLTVRVSGYAVNFIKLTREQQMDVISRTFHGSM; this is encoded by the coding sequence ATGTCGGTGATTGAAAAAGAAGTACAAGACGTAAAGTCGGGATGGCGCGGGTTTGTAAGTGGCAAATGGGCCAAGAAAGTTAACGTCAACGATTTTATCTCCAAGAACATCAAGCCGTACGAAGGCAATGAATCGTTCCTCGTTGGTCCGACCAACAACACGACAGAATTGTGGAAGATTGTCTCCCAACTGAGCAAGGAAGAGAGAGACAGAGGCGGCGTTTGGGATATTGACCTGAACACGGTCTCCACTATCACTTCCCATAAACCTGGCTATATCGACAAGGATAAGGAACAAATCGTTGGTGTTCAAACCGATGCTCCTTTCAGACGTTCCATCCAGCCGTTCGGCGGCATCAAGATGATGATCGATGCCACTAAAGCTTATGGCTTCGAGCTCCCGAACAGCATTGTTGAAATGTTCACGAATATCCGCAAAACGCATAACCAAGGCGTGTTTGATGCATATACACCTGAAATGAGAGCTGTGCGTAAATCCGGCGTTATCACAGGTCTTCCGGACGCTTATGGCCGTGGCCGCATCATCGGCGACTATCGCCGTGTTGCTCTGTACGGTATTGATTTCCTGGCCAAAACCAAGAAACAAGAACTGGCTGAGCTTGAAGTGAATTCCCTGACTGAAGACGTCATTCGTCTTCGTGAAGAACTGTCCGAACAAATTCGCGCTCTGGGCGAACTGAAAGAAATGGCTGCTGCTCACGGATTCGACATTTCCAAGCCGGCTAACAATGCTAAGGAAGCTTTCCAGTGGGTATACTTCGGCTACCTGGCTGCAATCAAGGAACAGAACGGTGCTGCTATGTCCCTGGGACGTGTATCTTCCTTCCTCGACATCTATGTGCAACGCGATATGGAAGAAGGTACTCTGACGGAAGAACAAGCACAAGAACTTGTTGACCATTTCGTCATGAAGCTGCGTATCGTTAAATTCCTGCGTACTCCTGACTACAACGAACTGTTCTCCGGAGACCCTACTTGGGTAACGGAATCCATCGGCGGTATGTCTGAAGACGGAACAACTCGTGTAACTAAGAACAGCTTCCGTTTCCTGCACACCCTGTACAACCTGGGACCAGCACCAGAACCAAACCTGACTGTTCTGTGGTCTGAAAGACTGCCTGAAGCATTCAAGAAGTTCTGCGCCAAGGTATCCATCGAAACAAGTGCTATTCAGTACGAAAATGACGATCTGATGCGTCCGTTCTGGGGCGAAGATTACGCGATCGCTTGCTGCGTATCCCCAATGCGTATTGGTAAGCAAATGCAGTTCTTCGGAGCCCGTGCCAACCTGGCAAAAGCTCTGCTGTATGCAATCAACGGTGGTGTGGATGAGAAATCCGGCGTACAAGTCGGACCGGAATTCCCGCGTATCACTTCCGAGTATCTGGATTACGAAGAAGTCATGAAACGCTTCAAACCGATGATGGAATGGCTTGCCAAGACTTATGTCAATGCGCTGAACGTCATCCACTACATGCATGACAAGTATTCCTACGAACGGATTGAAATGGCGCTTCATGACCGTGACATCCTGCGTACGATGGCTTGCGGTATCGCTGGTCTGTCTGTTGCCACTGACTCCTTGAGCGCAATCAAGTATGCGAAGGTTAAGCCTATCCGCAACGAACAAGGCATTGCTGTTGATTTCGAAATCGAAGGCGAATTCCCAATGTACGGCAACAACGATGATGCTGTTGACAGCATCGCAGTTGAACTGGTTGAAACCTTCATGACCATGATCCGCAAGAATAAAACTTATCGTGATGCAATGCCGACTCAATCGGTACTGACTATCACTTCGAACGTTGTATACGGCAAGAAGACTGGTACTACTCCTGATGGCCGTAAGAAAGGCGAACCGTTCGCACCTGGCGCTAACCCGATGCATGGACGCGACAAGAAAGGCGCACTGGCTTCCCTGAGCTCCGTAGCCAAACTGCCTTACGCTGACAGCCAAGATGGTATCTCCAATACGTTCTCCATTGTGCCTAAGGCTCTGGGTAAAGACGAAGAATCCCGTAAATCCAACCTGGTGTCCATGATGGATGGTTACTTCCACAATAACGCTCAGCATCTGAACGTTAACGTATTTAACCGTGAACAGCTTCTGGATGCTATGGAACATCCGGAGAACTACCCTCAGCTGACTGTACGTGTATCCGGTTATGCGGTTAACTTCATCAAGCTGACTCGCGAACAACAGATGGACGTTATCAGCCGTACGTTCCATGGTTCGATGTAA
- the adhE gene encoding bifunctional acetaldehyde-CoA/alcohol dehydrogenase yields the protein MAVKNEVAAQVQQPTAEEYIQTLVDKAKKAQEAFMALDQEQVNNIVHAMALAGLDKHMYLAKLAVEETGRGVYEDKITKNIFSTEYIWHGIKYDKTVGVIEDNSYDSFQKIAEPVGIVMGITPVTNPTSTTMFKALISIKTRNPIIFGFHPSAQACSAAAAKILHDAAVKAGAPENCIQWIEQPTMDKTNALMNNPDVALILATGGAAMVKAAYSCGKPALGVGPGNVPAFIEKSADIDQAVTDIILSKTFDNGMICASEQAVIIEEAIFDQVKKKMIANGCYFVNKEEAAKLTNGAMNVEKCAVNPAIVGQSATKIAEMCGIQVPAGTKILVAELEGVGTKYPLSAEKLSPVLACYKVKNADQGIERAAQIVEFGGMGHSSAIHSNNEEVIMKFSNRLQTGRILVNSPSTHGAIGDIYNTNIPSLTLGCGSYGRNSVSQNVTAINLINVKRVNRRTVNMQWFKVPDKIYFEKGATQYLAKMPDITRVAIITDPMMVKLGYVERVEHYLRQRQTPVAIEVFSEVEPDPSTTTVEKGTAMMNRFQPDCIIALGGGSPMDAAKGMWLFYEHPDADFQGLKQKFMDIRKRVYKFPKLGNKAKFVAIPTTSGTGSEVTSFAVITDKTTGNNTKYPLADYELTPDVAIIDPEFVYSLPKTAVADTGMDVLTHAIEAYVSVMASDYTDGLAIKAIQLVFQYLEKSALTGDKLAREKMHNASTLAGMAFANAFLGINHSLAHKWGGQYHTAHGRTNAILMPHVIRYNAKKPSKFASFPKYSHFVADERYAEIARILGLPARTTEEGVTSLINAIREMNKKLGIEESFQALGFDPKDFESRVDYLADRAFEDQCTTANPKLPLVSELADVYRNAFYGKFDN from the coding sequence ATGGCAGTTAAGAATGAAGTCGCCGCCCAGGTACAGCAACCAACCGCTGAAGAGTACATTCAGACTTTGGTGGATAAAGCAAAGAAGGCTCAAGAAGCTTTCATGGCTCTTGATCAAGAGCAAGTGAACAACATTGTGCACGCTATGGCGCTTGCCGGTCTCGACAAGCACATGTACCTGGCAAAACTGGCTGTTGAAGAAACAGGCCGCGGCGTTTACGAAGACAAAATCACGAAGAATATTTTCTCCACTGAATATATCTGGCACGGAATCAAATACGACAAGACAGTAGGGGTTATTGAAGACAACTCTTACGACAGCTTCCAGAAGATCGCCGAACCGGTCGGCATTGTAATGGGTATCACACCGGTAACCAACCCAACATCCACCACGATGTTCAAAGCGTTGATTTCCATTAAGACACGTAATCCTATTATATTCGGTTTCCACCCGTCGGCGCAAGCTTGTAGTGCCGCGGCGGCAAAAATCCTGCATGATGCAGCGGTAAAAGCCGGCGCTCCTGAGAACTGCATCCAATGGATCGAACAGCCGACGATGGACAAAACCAACGCCCTGATGAACAATCCGGACGTGGCTCTGATCCTGGCAACAGGCGGTGCTGCAATGGTTAAAGCGGCATACAGCTGCGGCAAACCGGCTCTCGGCGTAGGCCCTGGTAACGTTCCTGCCTTCATCGAGAAGAGCGCGGACATCGACCAAGCAGTTACCGACATCATCCTTTCCAAAACTTTCGACAACGGCATGATCTGCGCATCCGAGCAGGCTGTTATTATTGAAGAAGCCATCTTCGACCAAGTGAAGAAGAAGATGATCGCGAATGGCTGCTACTTCGTTAATAAAGAAGAAGCTGCCAAGCTGACCAACGGCGCTATGAACGTTGAGAAATGCGCAGTTAACCCGGCAATCGTAGGTCAATCCGCTACGAAGATCGCCGAAATGTGCGGAATCCAAGTACCGGCAGGAACCAAGATTCTGGTCGCCGAACTGGAAGGCGTAGGTACGAAGTACCCGCTGTCCGCTGAGAAACTGAGCCCGGTTCTGGCTTGCTACAAAGTTAAGAACGCTGATCAGGGTATCGAGCGCGCTGCTCAAATCGTTGAATTCGGAGGCATGGGCCACAGTTCGGCTATCCACTCGAACAACGAAGAAGTTATCATGAAGTTCTCCAACCGTCTGCAGACCGGACGTATTCTCGTCAATTCGCCTTCCACGCATGGCGCTATCGGCGACATTTACAACACGAACATCCCTTCGCTGACTCTGGGCTGCGGATCCTACGGCCGCAACTCGGTATCGCAGAACGTTACCGCAATCAACTTGATCAACGTGAAAAGGGTGAATCGTCGTACCGTGAACATGCAATGGTTTAAAGTACCGGATAAGATTTACTTCGAAAAAGGCGCTACTCAATACCTGGCCAAAATGCCTGACATCACTCGCGTTGCAATTATTACCGACCCGATGATGGTTAAACTGGGCTATGTGGAAAGAGTTGAGCACTACCTGCGTCAACGTCAGACTCCTGTAGCCATTGAAGTGTTCTCGGAAGTTGAACCGGATCCGTCGACAACTACAGTTGAAAAAGGTACCGCTATGATGAACAGATTCCAACCGGACTGCATCATCGCACTGGGCGGCGGTTCCCCAATGGATGCTGCGAAAGGCATGTGGCTGTTCTACGAACATCCGGATGCAGACTTCCAAGGCCTGAAACAGAAATTCATGGATATCCGCAAGCGCGTATACAAATTCCCTAAACTGGGCAACAAAGCGAAATTCGTTGCTATCCCGACCACTTCGGGTACTGGTTCGGAAGTTACTTCCTTCGCGGTTATCACTGACAAAACAACTGGCAACAACACGAAATACCCGCTGGCCGATTATGAGCTGACTCCAGACGTAGCCATCATCGATCCGGAATTCGTATACAGCCTGCCGAAGACTGCCGTAGCTGATACCGGTATGGACGTTCTGACGCATGCGATTGAAGCTTATGTTTCCGTAATGGCGAGCGATTATACCGATGGTCTGGCTATCAAAGCTATCCAACTGGTATTCCAATACCTGGAGAAATCCGCTCTGACCGGCGACAAACTTGCCCGCGAAAAAATGCACAATGCATCGACGCTGGCTGGTATGGCATTCGCGAACGCATTCCTGGGCATCAACCACAGCTTGGCGCATAAATGGGGCGGTCAGTATCACACTGCTCATGGACGCACCAACGCCATCCTGATGCCGCACGTTATCCGTTACAATGCGAAGAAGCCTTCGAAGTTCGCTTCGTTCCCGAAATATTCGCACTTCGTAGCCGACGAGCGCTATGCCGAAATCGCCCGCATTCTGGGACTGCCGGCTCGCACGACGGAAGAAGGCGTAACCAGCCTGATCAACGCGATCCGCGAAATGAACAAGAAGCTGGGTATCGAAGAATCCTTCCAAGCCCTGGGCTTCGATCCGAAGGACTTCGAATCCCGTGTTGATTACCTGGCAGACCGTGCATTTGAAGACCAATGTACAACTGCCAATCCGAAGCTGCCGCTCGTTAGCGAACTGGCCGACGTATACCGCAACGCATTCTACGGCAAATTCGACAACTAA
- a CDS encoding Crp/Fnr family transcriptional regulator — MNEHTNVIEAHGNTNCFSEQNFNRLLVTMKDRLVPEGSHLFWEGDYSDKLFYLKRGRVKLTKSTDEGKELILYMYQAGDMVGQADPFFSTKHSFTAEVIEESEVGVIEHKDLEILICQHCDFAIDFMKWMGIHHRLTQTKFRDLMMYGKPGALCSTLIRLSNTYGEKNGDTILINKKITHTDLSNMIGATRESVNRMLSDLRKKDAVEYENGMIVIKDLEMLQDICHCELCPNEICRI; from the coding sequence ATGAATGAGCATACGAATGTTATCGAGGCCCATGGCAATACGAACTGTTTCTCTGAACAAAACTTCAACCGACTGCTCGTGACAATGAAAGATCGTCTGGTCCCTGAGGGATCGCATTTGTTCTGGGAAGGGGATTATTCGGATAAGCTGTTCTATCTGAAACGGGGACGCGTCAAGCTCACCAAATCCACGGACGAAGGCAAGGAACTCATCCTCTATATGTATCAAGCGGGTGATATGGTCGGCCAAGCGGATCCTTTCTTCAGCACGAAGCACAGCTTCACCGCCGAAGTCATCGAAGAAAGCGAAGTCGGCGTTATCGAGCATAAGGATCTGGAGATTCTGATCTGCCAGCACTGCGATTTCGCGATCGACTTCATGAAGTGGATGGGCATTCACCACCGGCTTACCCAGACCAAGTTCCGCGACCTGATGATGTACGGCAAACCGGGCGCTCTATGCTCCACGCTTATCCGGCTTAGCAACACCTATGGCGAGAAGAACGGCGACACAATTCTGATTAACAAAAAAATCACGCATACCGACTTATCCAACATGATCGGCGCGACGCGCGAGAGCGTTAACCGGATGCTTAGCGATCTCCGCAAAAAGGACGCCGTCGAGTATGAGAACGGCATGATCGTTATTAAGGATCTTGAGATGCTTCAGGATATTTGCCACTGCGAGCTTTGCCCTAACGAGATCTGCCGCATCTAA
- a CDS encoding formate/nitrite transporter family protein: MFTQSVENIVEAAVAKRDKMNESLPRYALAALLAGAYVGIGIILIFTLGAPLAAAKSPFQPLIMGSTFGIALTLVIFAGSELFTGNNMFFTVSTLAGRTSVWDTVKNWIVVFIGNLAGALLLAWLIQGTGLFKAAAPDHLIFASAAKKMGLPFSQLFFRGILCNWLVCLAIWMSSRAKSEGAKLVLIWWCLLAFIASGYEHSVANMTLLSVALLLPNHPETVTLAGWLHNMIPVTLGNIVGGGVFVGMAYWLISPVRRGSSGQAK; the protein is encoded by the coding sequence ATGTTTACGCAAAGCGTGGAGAACATTGTTGAAGCGGCGGTAGCCAAACGGGATAAAATGAATGAGAGCCTGCCAAGGTACGCCTTGGCGGCGCTGCTGGCGGGTGCGTACGTCGGTATTGGCATCATCTTGATATTTACCCTGGGTGCGCCTCTGGCGGCGGCCAAGTCTCCATTCCAGCCTCTGATTATGGGATCGACGTTCGGAATCGCGCTGACGCTTGTCATCTTTGCCGGCTCCGAGCTGTTCACAGGCAATAATATGTTCTTTACCGTCAGCACCCTGGCAGGCAGAACGAGTGTGTGGGATACCGTCAAGAACTGGATCGTTGTCTTTATCGGGAATCTGGCTGGCGCTCTGCTGCTCGCCTGGCTTATCCAGGGAACGGGACTGTTCAAGGCTGCCGCACCGGATCATCTTATCTTCGCCTCCGCGGCCAAGAAGATGGGTCTGCCGTTCTCCCAGCTCTTCTTCCGGGGAATTCTGTGTAACTGGCTCGTCTGTCTGGCGATCTGGATGTCCTCCCGCGCCAAGAGTGAAGGGGCGAAGCTTGTGCTGATCTGGTGGTGTCTGCTCGCATTTATCGCCAGCGGCTACGAGCACAGTGTTGCCAACATGACGCTGCTGAGCGTTGCCCTGCTGCTGCCGAACCATCCGGAGACCGTAACGCTGGCCGGCTGGCTTCATAACATGATCCCCGTCACGCTTGGCAACATCGTCGGAGGCGGTGTGTTCGTAGGAATGGCCTACTGGCTGATTTCCCCGGTTCGCCGAGGCTCTTCCGGTCAAGCAAAGTAG
- the nirD gene encoding nitrite reductase small subunit NirD codes for MDTAKAVYTAGRVEDYLRQIGRVVVIEGKEVAVFRTSQDEFYALENRNPHPKGGPLAEGIVSGHYLYDPLYDWKIDLRTGEVQAPDKGQAVVFPVYVNGDEIAIGI; via the coding sequence ATGGATACAGCAAAAGCGGTCTATACAGCCGGCCGTGTGGAGGATTATTTGAGACAGATCGGCCGTGTGGTCGTCATTGAAGGCAAGGAGGTCGCGGTCTTCCGCACTTCCCAAGACGAGTTCTATGCTCTGGAGAACCGGAATCCGCACCCGAAGGGCGGTCCGCTGGCTGAAGGGATCGTATCCGGGCACTATCTGTATGACCCGCTGTATGACTGGAAGATCGATCTTCGCACAGGCGAAGTTCAGGCTCCGGACAAAGGTCAGGCCGTTGTCTTTCCGGTCTATGTAAACGGGGATGAAATCGCAATCGGCATTTAG